From the Natrarchaeobaculum aegyptiacum genome, one window contains:
- a CDS encoding pyridoxal phosphate-dependent aminotransferase: MVSNRAADVTPFIAMDVFERASERDDVVHLEVGEPDFDPPEGVVDAAISSLEAGNTDYTAARGKPELRRAIADYYDRTYGVDVDPGRIVVTPGSSPGLMLAMAALVDPGDPVVLTDPHYACYPNFVRTVGGKVETVPLYADNGFQPAVADFEAALDASTRALLLNSPANPTGAVMDGETLEGLVALAERTETTIVADEIYHGLDYDVDAHTILEYTDDAFVLDGFSKRFAMTGWRLGWLVVPPAYVEAVNRLAQNLLICAPNFVQDAGVAALESPPERLAAVRDRYRERRDLLLEAVEDWGLDLGYTPQGAYYVLADVSDLPGDSLEVADLLLSDAGVAVTPGVDFGDRAGEYLRLSYATDRASIQEAIDRLDWLFESIDR, from the coding sequence ATGGTATCGAATCGTGCAGCCGACGTGACGCCGTTTATCGCGATGGACGTTTTCGAGCGTGCGAGCGAACGCGACGACGTGGTTCACCTCGAGGTGGGCGAACCCGACTTCGACCCACCGGAGGGCGTCGTCGACGCCGCAATCTCCTCGCTCGAGGCCGGCAACACAGACTACACAGCAGCCCGCGGGAAGCCCGAACTCCGGCGGGCGATCGCCGACTACTACGACCGAACCTACGGCGTCGACGTCGATCCCGGTCGAATCGTCGTCACGCCGGGCTCGTCGCCCGGACTCATGCTCGCGATGGCCGCCCTCGTCGACCCCGGCGACCCGGTGGTGCTTACTGACCCCCACTACGCCTGCTACCCGAACTTCGTCCGGACCGTCGGCGGGAAGGTCGAGACCGTGCCTCTGTACGCCGACAACGGCTTTCAGCCGGCCGTCGCCGACTTCGAGGCCGCACTCGATGCCTCGACGCGGGCACTCCTGCTCAACTCACCAGCCAACCCGACGGGAGCGGTGATGGACGGCGAAACGCTCGAGGGCCTCGTGGCCCTCGCAGAACGAACGGAGACGACGATCGTCGCCGACGAGATCTATCACGGCCTCGATTACGACGTCGACGCCCACACGATTCTCGAGTACACAGACGACGCGTTCGTCCTCGACGGCTTCTCGAAGCGATTCGCGATGACCGGCTGGCGACTCGGCTGGCTCGTCGTCCCGCCCGCGTACGTCGAGGCCGTCAACCGGCTCGCCCAGAACCTGCTCATCTGCGCTCCCAACTTCGTTCAGGACGCTGGCGTCGCCGCCCTCGAGTCTCCGCCGGAGCGACTCGCGGCGGTCCGGGATCGGTATCGCGAGCGCCGGGACCTCCTGCTCGAAGCTGTCGAAGACTGGGGCCTCGACCTCGGCTACACGCCACAGGGGGCCTACTACGTCCTCGCGGACGTCTCCGACCTGCCGGGCGATTCACTCGAGGTGGCTGACCTCCTCCTGTCAGACGCTGGCGTCGCCGTCACCCCCGGCGTCGACTTCGGGGATCGGGCGGGTGAGTACTTGCGGCTATCCTACGCGACCGATCGAGCGTCGATTCAGGAGGCGATCGATCGACTCGACTGGCTCTTCGAGTCGATCGATCGGTGA
- a CDS encoding class I SAM-dependent methyltransferase — protein MGFHTFDPERAPQLEDASRYRWCSSEELLSVLEPDPDATLADLGSGTGFFADDVAPFVGHLYGIDLQAEMHEFYREKGVPENVELLEAGVDDLPLADDTLDAAFSVDTYHEFATDESLAELARVIRPGGRLVTVDWSATGDQRAGPPLTERFSLGEAVSHLAEAGFTVTHAADRTETYVCVARR, from the coding sequence ATGGGCTTTCACACGTTCGATCCCGAGCGCGCCCCGCAACTCGAGGACGCCAGTCGCTACCGCTGGTGCTCGAGCGAGGAACTCCTCTCGGTGCTCGAGCCGGATCCGGACGCGACGCTCGCCGACCTCGGCAGCGGGACGGGCTTTTTCGCCGACGACGTGGCTCCGTTCGTCGGTCACCTCTACGGAATCGACCTGCAGGCCGAGATGCACGAGTTCTACCGCGAGAAAGGCGTCCCCGAAAACGTCGAGTTGCTCGAGGCGGGCGTCGACGACCTCCCACTCGCCGACGATACCCTCGACGCTGCGTTCTCCGTCGATACCTACCACGAGTTCGCGACTGACGAGAGCCTCGCCGAACTCGCTCGTGTCATCCGGCCAGGCGGTCGCCTCGTGACGGTCGACTGGTCGGCAACGGGTGACCAGCGAGCGGGGCCGCCACTCACCGAACGATTCTCCCTCGGCGAGGCCGTCTCACACCTCGCCGAAGCCGGATTCACCGTGACCCACGCCGCCGATCGAACCGAGACGTACGTTTGCGTGGCTCGGCGCTAA
- a CDS encoding phosphate signaling complex PhoU family protein: METRKVQRLGPSTLAMTLPAEWASEHGVEKGDEVSLRTSGKGTLTVMPESASTEETEAIIHTDELDAGAVERAIVAQYVLGRRIIRIEREDGALDSEHINAVYQAETQLMGLGVIEETPESISIRCSVDPEDFTLDNLLERLERTGQTMRGEGIKALAHGNPDLAQRALNRERQANKIFVLLLRLIFTAYQNPNLARAVGLNSGFPLIGYRSIAKNLELTADNAEDIAEIVMETEGHTLDVDSSVMREIRELNEQVDEITTLSVEAAVERDYDKSNRARQMFHEISDREKEILAGLPEMSNDDLLRVREVLVSLEQTAQYAMRNAEIAANLALNEESEHTTIK, translated from the coding sequence ATGGAAACGCGGAAAGTGCAACGCCTCGGACCGTCGACGCTCGCCATGACGCTCCCCGCGGAGTGGGCGTCGGAACACGGCGTCGAAAAAGGCGACGAGGTATCACTGCGAACCAGCGGGAAAGGCACCCTGACGGTGATGCCCGAGTCTGCGAGTACCGAAGAGACCGAAGCGATCATCCACACGGACGAACTGGACGCCGGCGCCGTCGAACGCGCGATCGTCGCCCAGTACGTCCTCGGTCGCCGTATCATTCGCATCGAGCGCGAGGACGGCGCACTCGACTCCGAACACATCAACGCCGTCTATCAGGCAGAAACCCAGCTCATGGGGCTCGGCGTCATCGAGGAGACCCCCGAGAGCATCTCGATCCGCTGCTCGGTCGACCCCGAGGACTTCACCCTCGACAACCTCCTCGAACGCCTCGAGCGAACCGGCCAGACGATGCGCGGGGAGGGAATCAAGGCGCTGGCCCACGGCAACCCCGATCTCGCCCAGCGCGCGCTCAACCGGGAGCGACAGGCGAACAAGATCTTCGTCCTCCTGCTTCGCCTGATCTTCACCGCCTACCAGAACCCCAACCTCGCACGCGCGGTCGGCCTCAACAGCGGCTTCCCCCTGATCGGCTACCGCTCGATCGCGAAGAACCTCGAGTTGACCGCCGACAACGCAGAGGACATCGCCGAAATCGTGATGGAGACAGAGGGTCACACGCTGGACGTCGACAGCTCCGTCATGCGGGAGATCCGCGAACTGAACGAGCAGGTCGACGAGATCACGACCCTCTCTGTCGAGGCGGCCGTCGAGCGCGACTACGACAAGTCCAACCGGGCCCGCCAGATGTTCCACGAGATCTCAGACCGCGAGAAAGAGATTCTCGCCGGCCTCCCCGAGATGTCGAACGACGATCTACTCCGAGTTCGAGAGGTGCTGGTCAGCCTCGAGCAAACTGCCCAGTACGCGATGCGAAACGCAGAAATCGCAGCGAATCTGGCGCTCAACGAGGAGTCCGAACACACGACGATCAAGTAA
- a CDS encoding class I SAM-dependent methyltransferase encodes MTDDRDRWNEKYADPAFDLPEEPIPELARRIDTLPEGRALDVATGTGRNAIFLAACGYDVEAIDVADAALEAARTRADERGVEVDWIRADISEVSLDRDAYDVITVSFFDVLEHLETLVDALAPGGVLVYDHHLRTTDPIDVGPSSDEFRFEANELLRACLDDLTVLSYEERRRPEPIGGRADESDEGDAADRDRQQIGAVATLVARNSSGETQSYPILAERDDRGAGEEPVN; translated from the coding sequence GTGACCGACGACCGCGACCGCTGGAACGAGAAGTACGCCGATCCGGCATTCGACCTGCCAGAAGAACCGATCCCGGAACTCGCCAGACGAATCGACACGCTTCCGGAGGGTCGTGCACTCGACGTGGCGACCGGCACCGGTCGAAACGCCATCTTTCTCGCCGCCTGCGGCTACGACGTCGAAGCCATCGACGTCGCCGACGCGGCGCTCGAGGCTGCCCGGACGCGGGCCGACGAGCGAGGCGTCGAGGTCGACTGGATCAGGGCGGATATCTCCGAGGTGAGCCTCGATCGCGACGCCTACGACGTCATCACGGTGAGTTTCTTCGACGTCCTCGAACACCTCGAGACTCTCGTCGACGCGCTCGCACCCGGCGGCGTGCTCGTTTACGATCACCACCTTCGTACGACTGATCCGATCGACGTCGGCCCCTCGAGCGACGAGTTCCGATTCGAGGCCAACGAACTCCTCCGGGCCTGTCTCGACGATCTGACGGTTCTCTCGTACGAAGAGCGTCGCCGACCGGAACCGATCGGTGGCCGTGCGGACGAAAGCGACGAAGGCGACGCTGCAGACCGCGACAGACAGCAGATCGGTGCCGTCGCAACGCTCGTCGCTCGAAACTCGAGCGGCGAAACCCAGTCGTATCCGATTCTCGCGGAACGAGACGACCGAGGAGCCGGAGAAGAACCCGTGAATTAG
- a CDS encoding ATP-NAD kinase family protein: MDALGFVVNPIAGMGGRVGLKGTDGKLGEARDLGAEPRAPGRARKALRALYNREPDLTVYTAAGVLGEDVARDAGFDPRVVYAPADDSDSGDGDAGNGTEGVATDPSNPGTTATDTREAVRAFLERGVDLVLFVGGDGTAVDVASVLEDGDTGDAGETPMLGVPAGVKVYSSVFAVTPADAGRIAAEFDRVAPREVNDIDEEAYRAGEVRSELRAVVPVPVAPDVQAGKQVARGSVDTLAAGVAREVESGRTYVFGPGGTVGAIQEELEMEPSPLGVDVWRDGEVVARDAPEQEILEVLSEPATIVVSPIGGQGFVFGRGNHQLSPAVIDRADEIEVVAAEEKLDDLDVLRVDTDDEATNEALRGWQRVRTGRYTTRLAKIV; this comes from the coding sequence ATGGACGCGCTGGGGTTCGTCGTCAACCCGATCGCCGGGATGGGCGGTCGCGTGGGACTGAAAGGAACCGACGGAAAACTCGGGGAGGCACGCGACCTCGGGGCCGAGCCGCGGGCACCCGGTCGGGCGCGAAAAGCCCTTCGAGCCCTGTACAACCGGGAACCCGATCTGACCGTCTACACGGCTGCAGGCGTCCTCGGTGAGGATGTCGCCCGCGACGCTGGCTTCGACCCGAGGGTGGTCTACGCGCCCGCCGACGATTCGGATTCGGGCGACGGAGATGCCGGGAACGGTACCGAAGGCGTGGCGACGGACCCGTCGAACCCGGGAACGACCGCGACGGACACCCGCGAGGCCGTGCGGGCGTTCCTCGAGCGCGGCGTCGACCTCGTCCTCTTCGTCGGTGGCGACGGAACGGCCGTCGACGTCGCGTCGGTGCTCGAAGATGGTGACACAGGCGACGCCGGTGAGACGCCGATGCTGGGCGTCCCAGCTGGGGTCAAGGTCTACTCGTCCGTGTTCGCCGTGACGCCCGCCGACGCCGGCCGCATCGCCGCCGAGTTCGACCGCGTCGCCCCACGAGAGGTCAACGACATCGACGAGGAAGCCTACCGTGCGGGCGAGGTCCGCTCTGAACTCAGGGCCGTCGTTCCGGTGCCCGTCGCCCCCGACGTTCAGGCGGGCAAACAAGTCGCGAGAGGAAGCGTCGATACCCTCGCGGCAGGCGTCGCCCGCGAGGTCGAGTCGGGACGAACGTACGTCTTCGGTCCGGGTGGGACCGTCGGCGCGATCCAGGAGGAACTCGAGATGGAGCCCTCACCGCTCGGCGTCGACGTCTGGCGGGACGGCGAGGTGGTCGCTCGAGACGCCCCAGAACAGGAGATTCTCGAGGTGCTCTCCGAGCCGGCGACGATCGTCGTTTCGCCGATCGGTGGACAGGGATTCGTCTTCGGCCGCGGAAACCACCAGCTCTCGCCCGCCGTCATCGACCGTGCCGACGAAATCGAGGTCGTCGCGGCCGAGGAGAAACTGGACGACCTCGACGTGCTCCGGGTCGACACCGACGACGAAGCGACCAACGAGGCGCTCAGGGGATGGCAGCGGGTCCGGACCGGCCGGTACACCACCCGGCTCGCGAAAATTGTATAA
- a CDS encoding 7-carboxy-7-deazaguanine synthase QueE, translating into MPVSRPAGDESADRSNSRDALPINELFTSLQGEGTLAGVPSTFVRTSGCNLRCWFCDSYHTSWEPSHEWRSLESILEAVEERDPAHVVLTGGEPLLYDASVDLLSALADRGYHTTVETNGTIYREAPIDLVSISPKLAGSNPTADRVPDGVDPDVATRWADRHDRERIDLEALVALVESYDFQLKFVVEDEGDISGVLEILTDLRGAASVSIPDEDVLLMPEGATRERLAETRSRVADLAMAHGFRYTPRLHVDLWNDAPET; encoded by the coding sequence ATGCCTGTATCGAGGCCTGCCGGCGACGAGTCAGCCGATCGATCGAATTCCCGAGACGCCCTCCCGATCAACGAGCTGTTCACCTCGTTGCAGGGCGAGGGAACGCTGGCCGGCGTCCCCTCGACGTTCGTCCGGACGAGCGGCTGTAACCTTCGGTGCTGGTTCTGTGACTCTTACCATACCTCGTGGGAACCGAGTCACGAGTGGCGCTCGCTCGAGTCGATCCTCGAGGCGGTCGAGGAACGGGATCCCGCACACGTCGTCCTGACGGGTGGGGAACCGCTGCTGTACGACGCAAGCGTCGACCTGCTTTCAGCGCTGGCTGACCGGGGGTATCACACCACCGTCGAGACCAACGGCACGATCTACCGCGAGGCACCGATCGACCTCGTCTCGATCAGCCCGAAACTCGCCGGGAGCAACCCCACTGCCGACCGAGTTCCAGACGGTGTCGACCCGGACGTCGCGACGAGGTGGGCCGACCGACACGACCGCGAGCGGATCGACCTCGAGGCGCTCGTCGCGCTCGTCGAGTCCTACGACTTCCAGTTGAAGTTCGTCGTCGAAGACGAGGGTGACATCTCCGGGGTGCTCGAGATCCTGACGGATCTTCGCGGTGCAGCAAGCGTGTCGATTCCCGACGAGGACGTGCTCTTGATGCCCGAGGGGGCGACACGCGAGCGACTGGCCGAGACGCGATCGCGGGTTGCCGACCTCGCGATGGCCCACGGATTCCGGTATACGCCGCGGTTGCACGTCGATCTATGGAACGACGCACCGGAGACCTGA
- a CDS encoding winged helix-turn-helix domain-containing protein yields the protein MSRSERTDANSQAVLSALGNKYSAEILCAAGTPKSAQTLSEDIEIPIATCYRRIEELVDAGLLTCEGRRLSEEGRRTNIYRRTLDEIEVDFSGERPRFSKTRRTEAKNQLHDQLQD from the coding sequence ATGTCCCGTTCGGAACGAACAGACGCCAACTCACAGGCCGTGTTGTCGGCACTCGGCAACAAGTATAGCGCGGAAATCCTGTGTGCAGCTGGTACGCCGAAGTCGGCACAGACGCTGAGCGAGGACATCGAGATTCCGATCGCGACCTGCTATCGCCGAATCGAGGAACTCGTCGACGCCGGGCTGTTGACCTGCGAGGGCCGTCGACTCTCTGAAGAGGGGCGACGAACCAACATCTACCGGCGGACGCTCGACGAGATCGAAGTGGATTTCTCCGGCGAACGGCCGCGGTTCTCGAAGACGCGTCGGACGGAGGCGAAAAACCAGCTTCACGACCAGCTACAGGACTGA
- a CDS encoding TlpA family protein disulfide reductase, whose product MKRREAIAGVASLGVLGAGGVVITRGLPAVDSESPAADGSDDNAGWSDGPIELETIDVQGSEDGTLPVPNDGVTLLNFFAPSCGSCRRAMPHFAAAVDRLRADYADVLTVASVTPPRPEDELADWWDDHDGDWYLGYDPKSRLSTRYFVTGYPVFIAVDPDDEVRWEDDGVIDADRTVRRLEPILEEFVTDAADDSTESADDAADE is encoded by the coding sequence ATGAAGCGGCGAGAGGCGATCGCGGGCGTGGCCAGTCTGGGCGTGCTGGGTGCCGGTGGCGTCGTCATCACGCGGGGGCTTCCGGCCGTCGATAGCGAATCCCCCGCTGCGGACGGTTCCGACGACAACGCTGGCTGGAGCGACGGCCCGATCGAACTCGAGACGATCGACGTCCAGGGGAGCGAGGACGGCACGCTCCCGGTTCCGAACGATGGAGTGACTCTCCTCAACTTCTTCGCCCCGAGTTGTGGCTCCTGTCGGCGGGCCATGCCGCACTTCGCTGCCGCTGTCGATCGCCTGCGGGCCGACTACGCGGACGTACTGACGGTTGCGTCGGTGACGCCACCCCGACCGGAGGACGAACTCGCAGACTGGTGGGACGACCACGACGGCGACTGGTACCTCGGCTACGATCCGAAGAGTCGCCTGAGCACCCGGTATTTCGTCACCGGCTACCCCGTTTTCATCGCGGTCGACCCCGACGACGAGGTGCGCTGGGAAGACGACGGCGTGATCGACGCCGACCGAACGGTCAGGCGACTCGAGCCGATCCTCGAGGAGTTCGTCACCGACGCGGCCGACGACTCGACGGAATCGGCAGACGACGCGGCCGACGAGTAA
- a CDS encoding DUF7525 family protein yields the protein MATQSESSTDVGVGLTLALGAIATIGAALMLVGAPEIEAAWGFGIAIVFAALAIVAVHLYWD from the coding sequence ATGGCTACGCAATCGGAATCGTCGACGGACGTCGGCGTTGGACTGACGCTCGCACTCGGGGCGATCGCCACTATCGGTGCTGCGCTGATGCTGGTGGGTGCACCGGAGATCGAAGCCGCCTGGGGCTTCGGCATCGCGATTGTCTTCGCCGCGCTCGCGATCGTCGCCGTCCACCTCTACTGGGACTAA
- a CDS encoding DUF7123 family protein codes for MTDYSDEEQRILSHLRESAARGERYFRAKNIADAIGLSSKQVGARLPHLAEKSDDIDIEKWGRARSTTWKVTLSSA; via the coding sequence ATGACCGACTACTCCGACGAAGAGCAGCGGATTCTCTCCCACCTCAGAGAGAGCGCCGCCCGCGGTGAGCGCTACTTCAGAGCGAAGAACATCGCAGACGCGATCGGACTCTCGTCGAAACAGGTCGGTGCGCGACTTCCTCACCTCGCCGAGAAATCGGACGACATCGACATCGAGAAGTGGGGTCGTGCCCGCTCGACGACGTGGAAAGTGACGCTCAGTTCGGCGTGA
- the queC gene encoding 7-cyano-7-deazaguanine synthase QueC, whose translation MDQSPPTDSTRPTDESTTDHPTTADATDRAVVLLSGGMDSATAAYEARARGYDLYALHTSYGQRTEDRERECAERLAEELPVEDVLTVETGHLAAIGASSLTDEEMAVPDADLESDEVPDTYVPFRNANLLAMAVSYAEANECSAVFIGAHSEDFAGYPDCRPAFFDAFERLVAVGTRPETEIAIEAPFVDWSKTDIAARGVDLEVPYEHTWSCYRESEPACGTCDSCLLRLEAFANVGVRDPIPYRERLITVDDR comes from the coding sequence ATGGACCAGAGTCCCCCCACCGATTCGACTCGACCGACCGATGAATCGACCACCGATCACCCCACCACAGCCGACGCAACCGACCGCGCCGTCGTACTCCTCTCTGGCGGGATGGACAGCGCGACTGCAGCCTACGAGGCGCGAGCGCGTGGCTACGACCTCTACGCGTTGCACACCTCCTACGGCCAGCGAACCGAGGACCGCGAACGCGAGTGCGCTGAGCGGCTGGCCGAGGAACTCCCGGTCGAAGACGTCCTCACCGTCGAGACGGGACACCTCGCTGCGATCGGTGCCTCGAGTCTCACCGACGAGGAGATGGCGGTCCCAGACGCCGACCTCGAGAGCGACGAGGTTCCCGACACGTACGTCCCGTTCCGGAACGCGAACCTGCTCGCGATGGCAGTCTCCTACGCCGAGGCGAACGAGTGCTCGGCAGTGTTCATCGGCGCTCACAGCGAAGACTTCGCGGGCTATCCCGACTGTCGACCCGCCTTCTTCGACGCGTTCGAGCGCCTCGTCGCGGTCGGGACGCGACCGGAGACCGAGATCGCGATCGAGGCACCGTTCGTCGACTGGTCGAAGACCGACATCGCCGCCCGCGGCGTCGACCTCGAGGTGCCGTACGAACACACCTGGAGCTGTTACCGCGAGAGCGAACCGGCCTGTGGCACGTGCGATTCCTGTCTGTTACGACTCGAGGCTTTCGCGAACGTCGGCGTTCGGGATCCGATTCCCTACCGGGAGCGGCTCATTACCGTCGACGACCGCTGA
- a CDS encoding competence/damage-inducible protein A gives MEVAIVTVGDELLAGRTTNTNASWLCERLHDRGVTVERVTTVPDRIPDIADAVTEYRDRYDAVLVTGGLGPTHDDVTMEAVAVALGRPMEPHDEALAWLEADGYSRADLTEGTTDLPAGARALHNDVGVAPGAAVEDVYVLPGVPAEMKGMFERVATAFSGPQTYEATVVADEPESALLDRLEAVRERFDVSVGSYPGSSVRLELSSIDATETERAAAWLRERVDGVENGDDDRA, from the coding sequence ATGGAGGTCGCGATCGTGACGGTCGGAGACGAACTGCTCGCGGGACGGACGACGAACACCAACGCTTCGTGGCTCTGTGAACGACTCCACGACCGCGGCGTTACCGTCGAGCGCGTGACGACCGTCCCCGATCGAATTCCGGATATCGCCGACGCGGTTACCGAGTACCGCGATCGCTACGACGCCGTCCTCGTCACCGGCGGGCTGGGTCCGACCCACGACGACGTTACCATGGAGGCCGTCGCCGTCGCACTCGGCCGCCCGATGGAGCCCCACGACGAGGCCCTCGCGTGGCTCGAGGCGGACGGCTACTCGCGGGCGGACCTCACGGAAGGGACGACCGATCTCCCGGCCGGTGCCCGGGCGCTTCACAACGACGTCGGCGTGGCACCGGGAGCCGCCGTCGAGGACGTCTACGTCCTCCCGGGCGTCCCCGCGGAGATGAAAGGGATGTTCGAACGCGTGGCGACCGCGTTCTCCGGGCCACAGACCTACGAGGCGACGGTCGTCGCCGACGAACCCGAGAGCGCGCTGCTCGACCGCCTCGAGGCGGTCAGAGAGCGTTTCGACGTCAGCGTCGGCAGCTACCCCGGGTCGTCCGTTCGCCTCGAGCTCTCGAGTATCGATGCAACCGAGACCGAACGGGCAGCAGCGTGGCTCCGCGAGCGCGTCGATGGCGTCGAAAACGGTGACGACGATCGTGCCTAG
- a CDS encoding 6-pyruvoyl trahydropterin synthase family protein — MTGPVAGLEETSDVNTDGVLDETRSTDAEDPIVGASRTLRVGHDSPIRISAGHRLLHHDGKCARPHGHNYEIAVTVEGTLTREGWIADKGDITAVLSRWDHMFLLETGDPLIEAFEESGDADSLVVLEHPPTAEVMSVVLERKLLTALPETVTDVSVEVSETSELCGGGL; from the coding sequence ATGACTGGTCCCGTAGCTGGTCTCGAGGAGACGTCAGACGTGAACACCGATGGGGTTCTCGACGAGACACGGAGTACAGACGCCGAAGATCCGATCGTCGGGGCCTCCCGTACGCTTCGCGTCGGTCACGACAGTCCCATCCGGATCAGCGCCGGCCATCGCCTGTTACACCACGACGGCAAGTGCGCTCGTCCACACGGTCACAACTACGAGATCGCGGTCACCGTCGAGGGAACGCTCACGCGCGAGGGGTGGATCGCAGACAAAGGAGATATTACTGCAGTGCTCTCACGGTGGGATCACATGTTCCTCCTCGAGACCGGCGACCCGCTGATCGAGGCGTTCGAGGAGAGTGGTGACGCCGACAGTCTGGTCGTCCTCGAGCACCCCCCGACGGCCGAGGTCATGAGCGTCGTCCTCGAGCGTAAACTCCTGACGGCGCTTCCGGAGACGGTCACGGACGTGAGTGTCGAGGTCAGCGAGACGAGCGAACTCTGTGGCGGTGGGCTGTGA